CCTTTTAATGCTTGAACTTCTATGCTTCCATTTTTATAAGTTTTCGTTAAATTACATATGTTGATTACTTCACTGTTCATTTTGATCCCTGCTTTCCCTACATCTTGCTTGGATCAGAAATAGTGACAGCCATGCCGTTCTTCAGATCGTAAGTAGGCGATAGAACAACCTGATCTCCTATTTTTATTTGATCTGTAATAATTTCCGTGTCAAAATCTCCTTCTATTCCGGTCTGTACTTTTATCTTCTTTAGCTTGTTATTTTTAATAACAAATACATATTTCATTCCATTGTTAGCATCTTCAAAAATAGCATCTACAGGAACAGCCAGCGCATTTTCTTTTTCATGAATCAAAATTTCTGCCTTCGCGCTGACTCCGGCAATTAATTTTCCGTTACTGTTATTAATATCAATGTCTACAGGAATTACTTTTTCACTGGAGCTGTTTTGCCCGCTGCCGTCCTTGCTTTCTCCTGATGGAGCGATCTTGGATACGATACCGGTGGCCGTGCCGTTTCCAAGCACGTCAGCAGTAATGGTAACTTTTTGTCCTTCTTTGATTTTGCTTATGTCATATTCACTGATTTTTACTTTTAGCTGCAGGTGGTTTAGATCTTCAATCACAAACATGGATTTATTGTCCGTCGTATCGTTTGCATTACTCCCTACGGTAACATTTACTCTAGTGACAGTTCCCGCTATAGGACTCGTAATCCTTACCTTATCAAAATCATAAGTACCTAGAGAAAGCACTTCTGATTCATAGGCTGCTTTGGTCTCTAAATAGTCATTTTCTGCTAAAGCTCCCTGCTCATACAGAAGCTTTGCATCTTCATATTTTCTCTTAGCTTCCGCCGCAGCTATCTGCGCTTTGGCATATTGCTCGTTCAAGTCTCCGCTGTCCAGCGAAGCTAACAGCTGTCCTTTTTTTACCCGATCGCCCTCTTCTACATATACAGCCTTGACTTCCGCTGTCTGAGTGGACTGGATCTCAGCTTTTTCTGAGCCTTCCACATTTCCTTTTATGGAAACAATTTCTTTCAGCGTGGTCTGCTCTGCCTTTCCGGCTGTGACCGGATATCCCGCAGGCTCTGATTTTCCCAGCTTCTGTGTTAAGGCACAAGCAACAGCAACAATCACAAATATTACCACAGGAATAATGATCCACTTTTTCTTAAACTTTTTAGCTATATCTTTTGACATATATAATTCCCCCTCTTGAGATCCACACATCCGTCATATGGCTCACGTCCTCTCAGAAAATTCGGCAGCGCCGATTCTAACCACTGCGTTCATTATACCATGCAAGCTGCGTCGACGCAGGATGCAATGAACGCTTCTTTGCGGCAACGCCGTTTTCAATCACTGCGTTCATTATACCCTAAAATTTTCCCAAAATTTATTAATTCTTTCTTAACAATCCTAATATTTCAATCAATTCTTTTTATATCGTTTATTTAAAGTATACGATTTCTATACGTTTTTTTATATTTTTACACTGCAAAACTCCTTGTAATAACTTATCAAAATTTGTAGAAAAATTTTCAGAAAATACTTGCAATTATAAAATTACATGCTATAATGAAACCATAAAAGAGAAAGATACTAAAGCTAATATAGAGATTTAATTATTGTTATCACTATGAAGCACAGGTATCCTTTAGAAAGGGGTGAGTCCACCAGAAATGCAAATTGAACAGAGATAGCACCGTTTACATTGCAGTCTTTAAAAAGTTGTAAACGGTGCTATCTTTGTCTTTTTTGTTCATTTAGCTGCTTTTTATTGTCTGATTAAAAGGTCTTATTATAAATAGATATTATAGGTTCATACTCTTTCCCCCTGTTACTAAAAATAGTATGACTGCATTACACAATACAGATATAGGCAGTAATATTTTAAATTTGGTTTTTTTGGTCTTATGCCGAAAAAACTGAGATCCTATCATGCTTCCAACTCCTCCCATTAGAAAAGCTATGGACAAAAGAGTTGCTTCACTTATTCTCCACTTATTATTTTGCGCTTTATATTTATCAATCCCCATAACTGCAAATGCGACTACATTCCAAATTATATATACTACTATTGTGTACTTCATATCCTCTTCCTGCCCTTCATACCCTTCCTAACTTCTTATTGTTTTTCTTACTAAATAATTTTTTGTTTCATCTAAATGTTTCACGTGAAACGTTTTCTTTTCACCTGCTGCCTTCGCTTACTATGACCAATGTTCCCTATACATAATAAATCGCATTTACAGGTTGTAAATGCGATAAATAAATAAATATATTTTATCTTGCGTTTCTTAGAAAGTCGATTAATCTCTCCAAGTCTTCTCTATTATAATACTCGATTTCAATTTTTCCTTTGTTCCCTGAATGCTTTAAGCAGACTTTCGTGCCCAGCACTTCTTTTAACTCTTCTTCCACTTTTAAAACATCCGGAGACTTCATTCTTTTTTCACTTTGCTTTTTAGTTCTAGGCTCTCCTATACTTTTCGCCAGGCTTTCGACTTCTCTTACAGACAAGCCCTGTTCTACTGCCTTATCTGCCACAGTTACCTGCATGGTTTCATCTTCTATTCCCGCAATAGCTCTAGCATGGCCGTTTGTAAGCTTACCTTCCTGTACATATGCTCTTACTTCAAAAGGCAGCTTTAAAAGTCTTAAAGCATTTGTTATATAAGGCCGGCTCTTTCCAACATTCTTTGAAACCTGTTCTTGACTTAATCCAAATCGTTCAATCATCTGTTGTAAGGCTTCTGCCTCTTCTATCGGATTCAAGTCTTCTCTTTGCATGTTTTCTATGATGGAAATAACCATATTTTCTTCCTCGGTCAATTCCTTAAGAATGCATGGAACCTTTTTTAGGTTTGCTTTTCTAGCTGCACGCCATCTTCTTTCTCCTGCTACTATTTCATAACCTATTTCTGATTTTCTCAAAACAATAGGTTGTATCACTCCATAAGTCTCTATAGAAGTTGCCAATTCATCGATCTTTTCATCATCGAATCGCTTTCTCGGCTGATTCGCATTCGGTTTAATTTCATTGATATCTAAATACAAAATGGAATTCTTATTTACAGAGTCTAAATTTTCTGCATTTCCTTCATTTTTATTAGAAACCTCTGATGCGTTGATTTCTACCGCGCTAAAAAG
This region of Aminipila luticellarii genomic DNA includes:
- a CDS encoding efflux RND transporter periplasmic adaptor subunit — encoded protein: MSKDIAKKFKKKWIIIPVVIFVIVAVACALTQKLGKSEPAGYPVTAGKAEQTTLKEIVSIKGNVEGSEKAEIQSTQTAEVKAVYVEEGDRVKKGQLLASLDSGDLNEQYAKAQIAAAEAKRKYEDAKLLYEQGALAENDYLETKAAYESEVLSLGTYDFDKVRITSPIAGTVTRVNVTVGSNANDTTDNKSMFVIEDLNHLQLKVKISEYDISKIKEGQKVTITADVLGNGTATGIVSKIAPSGESKDGSGQNSSSEKVIPVDIDINNSNGKLIAGVSAKAEILIHEKENALAVPVDAIFEDANNGMKYVFVIKNNKLKKIKVQTGIEGDFDTEIITDQIKIGDQVVLSPTYDLKNGMAVTISDPSKM
- a CDS encoding DUF1294 domain-containing protein, which translates into the protein MKYTIVVYIIWNVVAFAVMGIDKYKAQNNKWRISEATLLSIAFLMGGVGSMIGSQFFRHKTKKTKFKILLPISVLCNAVILFLVTGGKSMNL
- a CDS encoding ParB/RepB/Spo0J family partition protein, with product MAAPKNRGLGRGLEELFSAVEINASEVSNKNEGNAENLDSVNKNSILYLDINEIKPNANQPRKRFDDEKIDELATSIETYGVIQPIVLRKSEIGYEIVAGERRWRAARKANLKKVPCILKELTEEENMVISIIENMQREDLNPIEEAEALQQMIERFGLSQEQVSKNVGKSRPYITNALRLLKLPFEVRAYVQEGKLTNGHARAIAGIEDETMQVTVADKAVEQGLSVREVESLAKSIGEPRTKKQSEKRMKSPDVLKVEEELKEVLGTKVCLKHSGNKGKIEIEYYNREDLERLIDFLRNAR